A single window of Zea mays cultivar B73 chromosome 10, Zm-B73-REFERENCE-NAM-5.0, whole genome shotgun sequence DNA harbors:
- the LOC100282371 gene encoding Plant UBX domain-containing protein 4-like encodes MSFSSNGGKKPAPGGGRRGPAIRTLADISRGPAGFPGAGGGDSGSDDDEPQEYYTGGEKSGMLVQDPTRRNDVDAIFEQARQAGIKGMPPPLGGESSSSRSFTGTGRLLTGETISSAAPQEPVPIRVRHNIHLWNNGFSVDDGPLRYYDDPENAEFLESLKMSKCPKELVPTDGEHVDASVIRRMEDYREPVRPRSAFQGVGRTLGGGPSPDESATAAPASAAPAASRSAGVVVDDSQPFTSIQLRLADGTRMVARFNMHHTVGDIRSFIDAARPGAARPYQLQTGFPPKQLADPTQTVEQAGLANSVIMQKM; translated from the exons ATGAGTTTCTCTTCCAACGGCGGGAAGAAGCCGGCTCCCGGCGGCGGCCGCAGGGGTCCCGCCATCCGCACGCTCGCTGACATAAGCCGTGGGCCCGCCGGCTTCCCAGGTGCCGGAGGCGGCGACAgcggcagcgacgacgacgagccACAGGAATACTACACCGGTGGCGAGAAGAG TGGAATGCTTGTTCAAGATCCAACAAGAAGAAATGATGTGGATGCGATATTTGAACAAGCCAGACAAGCGGGTATCAAAGGAATGCCTCCTCCTCTTGGTGGCGAGTCTTCCAGCTCTAGGAGCTTTACAGGGACTGGCCGACTTCTTACAGGGGAGACAATATCATCTGCTGCACCTCAGGAACCAGTACCAATTCGAGTACGCCACAATATACATTTGTGGAACAATGGCTTTAGTGTGGATGATGGTCCACTGAGATACTACGACGATCCTGAAAATGCAGAGTTCCTTGAG AGCCTTAAGATGTCAAAGTGCCCCAAGGAGCTGGTGCCTACTGATGGAGAACATGTTGATGCGTCTGTTATTAGAAGGATGGAAGATTACAGG GAACCTGTAAGGCCTCGATCAGCTTTCCAGGGTGTTGGAAGAACCCTTGGTGGTGGACCTTCCCCAGATGAGAGCGCAACAGCTGCTCCTGCATCAGCGGCCCCTGCTGCTTCGAGGTCCGCTGGCGTTGTCGTGGATGACTCCCAGCCATTTACGTCCATACAGCTGAGGCTGGCTGACGGCACTCGCATGGTCGCCCGGTTCAACATGCACCACACCGTGGGAGACATCAGGTCCTTTATAGACGCAGCTCGGCCTGGAGCTGCAAGGCCTTATCAGCTGCAGACGGGTTTCCCTCCCAAGCAGCTGGCTGACCCAACGCAGACCGTGGAGCAAGCTGGGCTTGCAAACTCTGTTATCATGCAGAAGATGTAA